The DNA sequence TTTTAATCCATTATCCTCTTTATAAGTATTAATATTTTGATAAGCTTTTCCTTCTTTTCCATCAAAACCAATAAAATTAGGGATATTTCCCGCTAAGGAAATCGTGATGGGCTTATTACTGATATTTTTTACTTTGTAACTCAATACCACAATTGGAAGACTACTATCATCTGTATTACCTGGTATCAATGGATTAAAAGCTCCCATTGTTACTTGTACAGGCACCTGTTTATCCTTAAGCAAAACTTGTCCGAAAGGATAAGCCGTTTGAAAAGTAGCCTCGGCAAAACGTGGTAAGCCGTGATTAGGCGCTTTAGAGCCATAAAAGCCCTCGTCGTATTTAATAGGTACTGGACCTTCTAAAAGCAATGCTTGCGCTTCTTTGTTTTCTTCCTTTAGAAAAATGGAGAAAAATGGTGTACGATTAATAACTTCTACGCCAGTATATTTTGGGTTGTAACCTTTAGCTGGACGACTCATTATTTCCCAGTCTTCCAAAGCTCCTCGTCCTGTTAGTGAAATAGTACCCGTTCCAATACCACCAACAGGCATAGCAATTCGGTCTGTATGATTCTGATCATAAGTTTTTAGTACAGGCCATTGATTTTCTTGAGCTTTGACATACGTAAATACTAAAACAGCAATGATGAATAGGTTTATATGTTTAAAATTTTTCATTTTTTAATATTGTAAGTTTTCATTAAATATTCAATTGTTTTTTTTAATTCATTATTTGACAATGGTCTTTCATAAATTAAAAATCGGGCAATTTCCCCATCAAAAGATTCAAAACCTGGATGGTTGGTAGCATCTCTTTCTTGACCGATTACCATTTTTGAGGAATTCGCATTTTGATTTATAGGAAACATTTTTTTTGCTACTGCTGTAATTGAATTAATAAAAAGCTCTATTTGAACTTTATTTACCCCGTCTCCCATTCTCCCTATTACCAAATAATAAGTATTTGTTTCCAATGGTTGATGGTTCAATACATGTGGATTATTATCATTCCACAATCCGCCTTCAATTGCATTTCTTGACCCCATCCAAACCTGATTATCATCACTCAATCCAGCCCAAAAACCTTCATAATGACCTTGCTTATCAACATTCGTATTTCTCAGGTTTCCAAAAAAAGAATTAACCCCTGGCTTTCCAGAAACTTGCTCATAAACAGACATGATAGAAAACCAAGTATAGCCGCTTCCGGTAATTAAATGATCAAAGGCATCTTCATTCTCATTTATTAATTCCTGACGATGAAATACAACCGCATTGTGTCCATTCAACGCAGCTATATTTAATTCTAATCTTGGCATACCAGAACCTAATTCTTTCCTACCTTGATCTTGTTTATTGAAAGATTTAATGATGCTATTTTCAACATTATTTTTCCAAGAACTGATTCTATCACCACTTTCTAGAGTAATGCCATAATCGGCATTCAAATCAACTATCAAACCCTCTAAAACGGGTAATTTTAGATTTTCTTCTGATAAACCTGAAGCCCAAATAATACCGCCCTCTATCAACTTTTGATAATTTTTATCAGAATAAATCTCAACTGTATGTCCCAAAGATGTAAAAAAAGAACGTCCGCCATCGTAATATTGACACCATGTAAAAGGATGATCACCTCCCATTTTAGACTCGCCAACATAAGACGATTCATCTAAAGACATAAGTACATTCACATCGTTTCGAGGATTGCTTGAAAAAGTATGCCACTCATCTGTAATTACCCATTCGTTGGGCAAATGACTTGTTGCTATGTGGTTTTTATTTTCAATTATCAACTTGGCCCTTTGTACTTTAGGATGTGCCACTAAACGTGTTCCTACTAATTTCTCATACCAATTTTGAAATCCGCCACCTTCTTCCCAAATAGCACCAGCACAGTGAATACCTACAAAGCCACCACCATTGTTAATATAGTTTTGAAGCACTTCT is a window from the Pseudalgibacter alginicilyticus genome containing:
- a CDS encoding ThuA domain-containing protein, with translation MRLLIILFFCLSSMLSAQVEYQIKVLNFQADNGFQHKSKKVGLEMIEHLGEINDWEVITSVDTTDITMKNLNRFDVIVFNNNCGNAGPIFSKAQQEVLQNYINNGGGFVGIHCAGAIWEEGGGFQNWYEKLVGTRLVAHPKVQRAKLIIENKNHIATSHLPNEWVITDEWHTFSSNPRNDVNVLMSLDESSYVGESKMGGDHPFTWCQYYDGGRSFFTSLGHTVEIYSDKNYQKLIEGGIIWASGLSEENLKLPVLEGLIVDLNADYGITLESGDRISSWKNNVENSIIKSFNKQDQGRKELGSGMPRLELNIAALNGHNAVVFHRQELINENEDAFDHLITGSGYTWFSIMSVYEQVSGKPGVNSFFGNLRNTNVDKQGHYEGFWAGLSDDNQVWMGSRNAIEGGLWNDNNPHVLNHQPLETNTYYLVIGRMGDGVNKVQIELFINSITAVAKKMFPINQNANSSKMVIGQERDATNHPGFESFDGEIARFLIYERPLSNNELKKTIEYLMKTYNIKK